The Zingiber officinale cultivar Zhangliang chromosome 2A, Zo_v1.1, whole genome shotgun sequence genomic sequence AATCTAACATTTTGGGACGACCTTGCAAATGTGGCGTTCCAGCATGTGGAAAAGGGTCGGCAAGTGTATGTATCTGGGCGTCTCGTGTCAGATTCTGTTGATGGGGAAGATGGGAAATGGCAGGTCTTCTACAAGGTGTCTTGAAAAAAATGTGGATTTTCCTATTTTCCTATCTGGCATGGTATCTCATTTAAATGGACAATGCTTCATGTGCTAGGTGATAGTTCAAAAGTTAAATTTCATTGAGAGGACCTTCCCTGCGGTCTCGAAGTATGAACAAGAGATGGGTGCTGTACCTTCAGGTGCTTAATTTATCAGTAGTGTCATCATCAAGATATGTTTTGTCCCAACTATATGTGGTCGGCGGCATGAATCTAGTACTTTCGTCATATCTAAGTAATGCTATACTACtagtaatattcaaattaattaaattatttataattttgatgaCTCATCTTTCCTTTGATCACTCTCAAATCGTTACAGCTTCATCCAATTCTTGCAactattttattttctttgaatGTATCCATTTCATCTCAATCTATTTTCCTTCCAGTAACTCCATATGTGTTGctcttttctaaattttatttGATGCACTTTATCAGAATCTTGGGGTTCACGATGCATGTTTCAGCTGTTTACTTCAAATTTATTTCCTGCAATTTTGCAAGATACTTATGGCTATAAAGTTGCTTACTTGTATTCTGGTAATGAAGGTAAGGTTGGGAACTATGTGACTAATACCACTGCTTCTACAGTAGAGCTCTGGCAAGCCTTCTTTGCTAACCCCACAGAGTGGTGGGATAACAGGAACAATAAggtaataaatatttcatctattccATGAAATCAGTGAAGCAAGCATTTTCTCGCAAAGAGTGATATTAGTAGTCGGTCTTGATATCTTCTACATAAGGAAAAATGATTAGTACATAAAGAGGCTTTTGGTTCAGAGAACCTTTTAAGATTGTGATGGCAAAAAAAGCTTGGAATATGAAATTCCCATGTTTAACTCATATGTGGCAATCTATTTGGGAAACCATCATTCCCATTAGAATCAGCAGACAAGTGCCTCCTTCCAAGGGAATATTTATCATACATTTTTGTTAGAGGAATCTGCGACTAGAATGTTTGGGCTTAGGTATGCATTTATAATTTGATAAAGATAGTGGTGTGTAAGAAattttcattttgatcattcaaatatCTCTATTTTGAATATTGTGAATTAAAACATcgataatttttttcataattgaCAATAAATTTAAGGGTGCTGTATTTTTCTAGTCTCAACATTCATTGTTAttattctattttgatatttCTGGCCCAATGTTGTCTATCAATGAATAAATGACCAaggaaataaataatattttgtgGAAAGTGAAACTCGCTTTCCTATTAATTTCCATTCCACTCTAAAAATATGGTTTTCCCTGCTTGAACATatgtttatttttgttattttaatgTGTTGGAATGATTAAGAAAAGGCAAGAATATTTAGGTCTGTTTAGATACTTCCTCATTGTTTGAATATTTTCAGTGGTTAATTAGCTTAAAAGTTTATGAACCTTGAATAatctgttaaaataatttttatttgcgtgttttgaacttaatttagaATTGTGAATAGGAGTAGAATAGGACATTCGATATACAGTGTGTATGAAGTTACTATATTGCATTTAAAATTTTTGTGAATCATTAGATAATAGATTTACATGGAAATATGTAATGTatcataaaattatttcattaattttaaataatgtcCCTTGGATTGGCTCAGCTTGTGTGTGCATGGGTAATGGCCATAGAGGTCAAATCTTGGCGGGGGATTTCATCACCCTTTGCTGGATGCACTTATCAGTTTGGGTTTTTGTATTTACCTCCTTCCATATCCATGAGATCAACTCTAGGGGGCTGCTAATGTGGCAGTTCcgcatttttattaattttaactaATGTTAACATTTTGGCAATGTAGTTCCATGTGTGAATTTTACATGGGTTTTCTCTATATATCCTATATAACTTTATATCAGAGCGAGATTAAGTTTACTGCTAATATGCTCAACTAAAATGCAAATGGATGATTTCAGCCTTTCTTAAATTTAGCAGCTTCATAATCTTAAAATTGACACCTATGTTCAGTGTGGCTCTCTTGTAATAATCTTCTCCATTCCCCTGTCATCAGAAATTAAAATCTATATTGATGGATTTACAATTATATTTTCTTGGTTTAGTTAATCCATATGATAGCCTCATTATTTTGGTTCTACCTTTATTGTTAAAGATTAATGAATGAAAATAATTTGCTTATATTACATGTTAGAAGTAATTGTTTAACACTTAATCTGCTGCTTGAAAAAATTGAAGTgacaaaaagaaaaattgtttaagTAATTGGTAACTTGGAAGTTTAATTAGTGTCAAACTATCAATTCATTTAAGTGATTGGAACCTAAAGTCTTGCAATTATTTTCACAGAGGAACCCCAAATATCCTGATTTCAAGCACAAGGATACTGGTGAAGTGCTGTGGATTGAATCTAAGAACAACCCACAGTGGGTGAAGTCTCAATTGGCCGTACTGGATTCAAGAATGGCTACTCTCCAAACCAATGGCAGTGATGCTTCTGTTTCTTTTATGTATGGTGATGATTTCACACCATTCTAGTTTAATTTCTAGACATTGAACGAAAGACCTCGAGTTCTACTCGCAGTATATTCTAGAGTTATGATGAAAGATGCTTGGCATATATCTTTTAGTCACAAACTTGCAACCTTCAGAGTAATGGCTTCCCCTGCAGTCTCTCCATGGTTTTGGCACGACACATGCTGATGGATCAACCCCAACTTGTGAAAGAATGAATCTGTGACTTACTGTGGAGAGTATCTGATGTCT encodes the following:
- the LOC122043464 gene encoding protein OSB2, chloroplastic-like isoform X1, with amino-acid sequence MATPPTLSLLQTPSSLKSLLSSINPSSSFSGFRSSARLQENRIVDLSLVRRPSPPGPIAIRCTSGHGEYEYERGVYPRPQEIPWSKEFANSVHLIGTVGAPVQIKQLSSGKVVAWTRLGVKKSASETSWINLTFWDDLANVAFQHVEKGRQVYVSGRLVSDSVDGEDGKWQVFYKVIVQKLNFIERTFPAVSKYEQEMGAVPSGKVGNYVTNTTASTVELWQAFFANPTEWWDNRNNKRNPKYPDFKHKDTGEVLWIESKNNPQWVKSQLAVLDSRMATLQTNGSDASVSFMYGDDFTPF
- the LOC122043464 gene encoding protein OSB2, chloroplastic-like isoform X2; translated protein: MATPPTLSLLQTPSSLKSLLSSINPSSSFSGFRSSARLQENRIVDLSLVRRPSPPGPIAIRCTSGHGEYEYERGVYPRPQEIPWSKEFANSVHLIGTVGAPVQIKQLSSGKVVAWTRLGVKKSASETSWINLTFWDDLANVAFQHVEKGRQVYVSGRLVSDSVDGEDGKWQVFYKVIVQKLNFIERTFPAVSKYEQEMGAVPSVELWQAFFANPTEWWDNRNNKRNPKYPDFKHKDTGEVLWIESKNNPQWVKSQLAVLDSRMATLQTNGSDASVSFMYGDDFTPF